A window of the Polypterus senegalus isolate Bchr_013 unplaced genomic scaffold, ASM1683550v1 scaffold_3623, whole genome shotgun sequence genome harbors these coding sequences:
- the LOC120522743 gene encoding dentin sialophosphoprotein-like produces the protein MNFSQHDETAAAAINEHPELFIQIDSPIDFDIQDENSVQNQTDSQRDYADLYSHDSTFPGVLTQLLQGSDTLELYKNWEDPEPTTTSQSIRGYSPAASQSSRGHSPAPSQSSRGYSPAASQSSRGHSPAASQSSRGHSPAPSQSSHAAHPPGGELYRHRLTLSEDLGEEVVIHPDIPISLTTTGDIAKDWFCWVMPENGSSGSSKERDSSDSSNDSETDSFRERDSSDSSNDSGTDSFREHPVGRKESPQPSTSGISGPSKASLQHPPVDDLKEPDTSSPHPQTGSGVTNSSGVNLSLETNSPQPSTSHTVNPSPPEPP, from the exons ATGAATTTCTCCCAGCACG ACGaaactgcagcagcagcaatcaaTGAACACCCAG aattatttATACAGATAGACTCGCCAATCGATTTCGATATTCAAG acgAAAATTCTGTACAAAACCAAACAGATTCTCAAAGGGATTACGCTGATTTGTACAGTCACG attcaacttTCCCGGGTGTTTTAACACAATTGCTGCAAGGTTCAGACACTCTAGAACTCTACAAAAACTGGGAGGATCCAGAACCAACCACAACTTCTCAGAGCATCAGGGGGTATTCTCCagcagcctctcagagcagccgagggcaTTCTCCGGCACCCAGCCAGAGCAGCCGTGGGTATTCTCCagcagcctctcagagcagccgagggcattctccagcagcctctcagagcagccgagggcaTTCTCCGGCACCCAGCCAGAGCAGCC ACGCCGCTCATCCCCCAGGTGGGGAACTTTACCGACATCGCCTCACTCTGAGCGAGGATCTCGGCGAAGAAGTCGTTATTCACCCCGATATTCCCATCAGCCTGACCACGACCGGAGACATCGCGAAAGACTGGTTCTGTTGG gtcatgcctgaaaacgggTCTAGCGGCAGCAGCAAAGAACGCGACAGCAGTGACAGCAGCAACGACAGTGAAACAGACAGCTTCCGTGAACGCGACAGCAGTGACAGCAGCAACGACAGTGGAACAGACAGCTTCCGTGAACATCCTGTAGGGCGCAAAG AATCCCCACAGCCTTCTACCTCAGGAATCTCGGGACCTAGTAAGGCCAGTCTTCAACACCCACCTGTTGACGACTTAAAAGAGCCGGATACTTCCTCCCCACATCCTCAGACAGGATCAGGAGTGACTAATTCGTCCGGGGTAAACTTGAGTCtcgaaaccaactctccacagccatctacctcgCATACGGTGAATCCATCGCCTCCAGAGCCGCCA